One window of the Deinococcus budaensis genome contains the following:
- a CDS encoding lysophospholipid acyltransferase family protein → MTDPVAAMLRASIRRSVRGGLGGVWVRGPLPPFGEGGGAVLAPNHHSWWDGYVLRELAWTLGAGFRVLMTERQLVNYPFLRRVGALGAGELRPAVRAARAGEWVGIFPEGQIRPAGLLGELRPGAGWTARTAGVPLVPVALRVTLRGRPRPEAYLRFGPPTTPEALATALAQTLGALDADLAASEPEAPLGGYLHVSGARLPDLARPDLPSRLLARLTEGR, encoded by the coding sequence GTGACGGACCCGGTCGCCGCCATGCTGCGGGCCAGCATCCGCCGCAGCGTCCGGGGCGGGCTGGGCGGCGTGTGGGTGCGCGGGCCGCTGCCGCCTTTCGGAGAAGGGGGAGGCGCGGTGCTGGCACCCAACCACCATTCCTGGTGGGACGGCTACGTGCTGCGCGAACTCGCCTGGACGCTGGGCGCCGGGTTCCGGGTGCTGATGACCGAACGGCAACTGGTGAACTACCCCTTCTTGCGGCGGGTAGGGGCGCTGGGCGCCGGGGAGCTGCGGCCCGCCGTCCGGGCGGCCCGGGCGGGCGAGTGGGTAGGCATCTTTCCCGAAGGCCAGATTCGCCCCGCCGGACTCCTGGGCGAGCTGCGCCCCGGCGCGGGCTGGACCGCGCGCACCGCCGGGGTCCCGCTGGTGCCGGTCGCCCTGCGGGTCACCCTGCGCGGCCGTCCCCGCCCGGAGGCCTACCTGCGCTTCGGCCCGCCGACGACCCCGGAGGCGCTGGCCACGGCGCTGGCCCAGACCCTGGGGGCGCTGGACGCCGACCTCGCCGCGAGCGAGCCGGAGGCGCCGCTGGGGGGTTACCTGCACGTCTCGGGCGCCCGCCTGCCGGACCTGGCGCGGCCGGACCTGCCCAGCCGCCTGCTCGCCCGGCTCACGGAGGGGCGGTGA
- a CDS encoding NUDIX domain-containing protein — protein MRGLFGTLRRRSRLGAGVAMLRADEVLLVRRGDNGRWDVPGGGAQAGETPGQAARRELREETGLTVGILRPLGVFPHRHTYPDGNIVDWETHVYAADFAGGEARAGDDASELRWWPLDGLPGEVPETTRAYFAALRTVAG, from the coding sequence ATGAGGGGGCTGTTCGGAACGTTGAGGAGGCGGTCCCGCCTCGGCGCAGGCGTGGCCATGCTGCGGGCCGATGAGGTGCTGCTGGTGCGGCGCGGGGACAATGGCCGCTGGGACGTGCCGGGCGGCGGCGCCCAGGCGGGAGAGACGCCCGGACAGGCCGCCCGGCGCGAGCTGCGCGAGGAAACAGGCCTGACCGTGGGCATCCTGCGCCCGCTAGGAGTCTTTCCGCACCGCCACACCTACCCCGATGGCAACATCGTGGACTGGGAGACGCATGTCTACGCCGCCGACTTTGCGGGTGGGGAGGCGCGGGCCGGGGACGACGCCTCTGAGCTGCGCTGGTGGCCTCTGGACGGGTTGCCGGGGGAAGTCCCGGAGACGACCCGCGCGTACTTCGCGGCGCTGCGGACGGTGGCGGGTTGA
- a CDS encoding carotenoid biosynthesis protein gives MTLRLSPTLRRSLLAFAALGAAFLGALLVLRGAAVGWGLIAVAFPASLVLALAGDALGGDFSGTLRARWAALAGQLRPWMWWFCAYVALKIPVPLWPEGFPLLGLLSTAALCVAGWLYAAERVGARRAWAMAALSFSVGLGVELLGSRTGFPFGSYSYETSPPPTLLTVPLIVPLGWFALTLAATRLAGGRAWLAGLLMVAWDVGLEPLMTAQRYWLWSDPAPLWAGAPLQNFVGWWVVGTGLAWAFTRIAPGLFGRSGRGWGWPVQERAAGRVPVAFRAEAVSVEPAPRPDLSRLSFAVAYPVELFFLPGGLVLVGRYLEAGVTLLAMLGALALARAARGRA, from the coding sequence TTGACCCTGCGCCTCTCCCCGACCCTGCGGCGCTCTCTGCTCGCCTTCGCCGCCCTGGGCGCGGCGTTCCTGGGAGCGCTGCTGGTGCTGCGGGGCGCGGCGGTGGGGTGGGGGCTGATCGCCGTGGCCTTTCCTGCCTCGCTGGTCCTGGCGCTCGCCGGGGACGCGCTGGGCGGCGACTTCTCCGGCACGCTGCGGGCGCGCTGGGCGGCGCTGGCTGGGCAGCTGCGGCCCTGGATGTGGTGGTTTTGTGCCTACGTGGCCCTCAAGATTCCGGTGCCCCTCTGGCCGGAGGGCTTTCCGCTGCTGGGGCTGCTCAGCACGGCGGCCCTGTGCGTGGCGGGGTGGCTGTACGCCGCCGAGCGGGTGGGGGCGCGGCGGGCCTGGGCGATGGCGGCGCTGTCTTTCAGCGTGGGCCTGGGGGTGGAACTGCTGGGCAGCCGCACGGGGTTTCCCTTCGGCAGCTACTCTTACGAGACTTCGCCGCCGCCCACGCTGCTGACGGTGCCCCTGATCGTGCCGCTGGGCTGGTTCGCGCTGACGCTGGCGGCCACGCGGCTGGCGGGGGGACGGGCGTGGTTGGCGGGGCTGCTGATGGTGGCGTGGGACGTGGGCCTGGAGCCGCTGATGACCGCCCAGCGCTACTGGCTGTGGAGCGACCCCGCGCCGCTGTGGGCCGGAGCGCCCCTGCAAAACTTCGTGGGCTGGTGGGTGGTCGGCACGGGGCTGGCCTGGGCCTTTACCCGGATCGCGCCGGGGTTGTTCGGGCGATCCGGGCGCGGGTGGGGCTGGCCGGTGCAGGAGCGGGCCGCCGGCCGCGTCCCGGTGGCCTTCCGGGCCGAGGCCGTCAGCGTCGAGCCGGCGCCCCGCCCCGACCTCTCGCGCCTCTCTTTCGCCGTGGCGTACCCGGTCGAGCTGTTTTTCCTGCCGGGCGGTCTGGTCCTGGTCGGGCGGTACCTGGAGGCGGGAGTGACGCTGCTCGCCATGCTGGGCGCGCTGGCCCTGGCGCGGGCTGCGCGGGGGCGGGCGTGA